Proteins encoded in a region of the Orcinus orca chromosome 8, mOrcOrc1.1, whole genome shotgun sequence genome:
- the PHLDA2 gene encoding pleckstrin homology-like domain family A member 2, whose translation MKTPGEVLREGELEKRSDSLFQLWKKKRGVLTPDCLSLFPTGPGARPKELRFHSILKVDCVERTGKYVYFTIVTTDRKEIDFRCAGESCWNAAITLALIDFQNRRALEDFRSRQERAAPVGQPEAGTARAP comes from the coding sequence ATGAAGACCCCCGGGGAGGTGTTGCGCGAGGGCGAGCTGGAGAAGCGCAGCGACAGCTTGTTTCAGCTGTGGAAGAAGAAGCGCGGCGTGCTCACCCCTGACTGCCTGAGCCTGTTCCCCACCGGTCCCGGCGCGCGCCCCAAGGAGCTGCGCTTCCACTCCATCCTCAAGGTGGACTGCGTGGAGCGTACGGGCAAGTACGTCTATTTCACCATCGTCACCACCGACCGCAAGGAGATCGACTTCCGCTGCGCGGGCGAGAGCTGCTGGAACGCGGCCATCACACTGGCGCTCATCGACTTCCAGAACCGCCGCGCCCTGGAGGACTTCCGCAGCCGCCAGGAGCGCGCCGCGCCCGTCGGGCAGCCCGAGGCCGGGACGGCCCGCGCGCCCTGA